One window from the genome of Gimesia aquarii encodes:
- a CDS encoding PVC-type heme-binding CxxCH protein — protein sequence MRNLVVRQTRFILAVVALGFLVSSSTRLNSAEKKNAKPQSLADELPRLEPTTAKNALKTFRLQNGFKMELLAAEPLVTDPVAMQYDENGLAYVIEMNDYPYTDKSKDEAWAEQKSAAIGKVRVLEDVDGDGKFDRSTIFADQLSWPTGLAFWKGGVYVSATPDVWYFKDTDGDHKADIKRKVFTGFRKFNVQAVMNNLKWGLDHQIYGAGGSNGGSIQASGLTKTDPINMGRRDFRFDAETETFEVISGGARFGNTFDDWGNRFICNIRNPLMHIVLPTKYLVRNRYLPVASAINDVAEAGDTLSVFRVSPAEPWRVINAQRLASDPNSRSPRSEKNATGFVTSSAGATIYRGTAYPKEYYGNAFIGEVAGNLVMRYRVTPDGVTFKARRAHDDVEFLASTDNWFRPVNFLNAPDGTLHALDMYRENIEHPWSIPDDIKAHLDLTSGRDRGRIYRLVPPEYPGNYQKPRLPRLGSADIETLVAELENPNVWWRDTAHRLIFERQDQSAVPPLRKLLKNSSSALARLHALWSLQGLNALTEENLQRALNDKEPEIRRAAIRLAEPMLNQNTKLRDRVLALASDKDPRVRFQTAFTLGEVDHPQAAKSLYQIVRRDHSDFWIRTAVLSSLSDSTAPFLKNLLADVEFAASPEAQPLLNQLSNVIGTRQLVPEVNMILGIVASYQYPNQIQRTEEVQTQAVLAIGQGLKRGGKTLLKFTEAENSDSARLIRHLIGQSKQRAADRDKTVEVRQQAIDLLSCTDLTMAETTLLPLLDAREPQAIQVSVVEALTSFTDTKVADLLLKRYPSLTPNVRTEIVNRLLRRQNWILRLFAAISERTVAISQIPQVRRTILMKSSNPEIKKQAAQFFEGDILSPRKEIIAQYQPALSLQSDLNRGKIVFKRDCLTCHKLGNEGYEVGPNLATIKNRTAPEILVHVLDPNKEVSPNYLEYVVVTDAGLIETGIIVNETPSSITLKKAENKEITILRKNIDEIKSSGKSLMPEGLEKKIKAQEMADLIAYLMNLKK from the coding sequence CCGGTGGCGATGCAGTATGACGAAAATGGTTTGGCATATGTCATCGAGATGAATGATTATCCTTATACGGATAAGTCTAAAGATGAAGCCTGGGCCGAACAGAAATCGGCGGCCATTGGCAAAGTACGCGTGTTAGAAGATGTTGACGGCGACGGTAAATTTGATCGTTCGACGATTTTTGCCGACCAATTATCATGGCCTACCGGACTGGCGTTCTGGAAAGGGGGAGTCTACGTTTCTGCTACTCCTGATGTCTGGTACTTCAAAGACACTGATGGTGACCACAAAGCGGATATCAAACGCAAAGTCTTTACCGGATTTCGCAAGTTTAATGTGCAGGCTGTGATGAATAACCTGAAATGGGGGCTGGACCATCAGATCTATGGTGCAGGTGGGAGTAACGGGGGAAGCATCCAGGCTAGTGGGCTGACTAAAACAGACCCGATTAATATGGGACGGCGTGATTTTCGATTTGATGCCGAAACTGAGACATTTGAAGTCATTTCCGGGGGAGCGCGTTTTGGAAATACATTTGATGACTGGGGAAATCGTTTCATCTGTAACATCCGAAATCCCTTGATGCATATTGTGCTACCCACAAAATATCTGGTTCGCAACCGGTATTTACCGGTTGCATCTGCTATCAATGACGTTGCCGAAGCCGGCGATACTCTTTCTGTTTTTCGCGTGAGCCCTGCCGAACCCTGGAGAGTCATCAATGCACAACGTCTGGCTTCTGATCCCAATTCACGCTCTCCACGAAGTGAAAAAAACGCGACAGGCTTTGTAACTTCTTCGGCTGGCGCGACGATCTATCGAGGGACCGCTTATCCAAAAGAGTATTATGGAAATGCATTCATTGGTGAAGTCGCTGGAAATTTAGTAATGCGTTATCGGGTGACACCAGATGGCGTCACATTCAAAGCCAGACGGGCGCACGACGACGTGGAATTTCTTGCTTCCACTGATAACTGGTTTCGCCCCGTTAACTTTCTGAATGCACCTGATGGCACACTGCATGCGTTAGATATGTACCGAGAAAATATCGAACATCCCTGGTCGATTCCCGATGATATCAAGGCGCATTTAGATTTGACCAGTGGTCGTGATCGAGGTCGCATCTATCGTCTGGTTCCTCCAGAATATCCTGGAAACTATCAAAAACCTCGGTTACCACGCCTTGGTTCGGCAGATATTGAAACACTCGTTGCCGAATTAGAGAATCCGAATGTATGGTGGCGCGACACTGCGCATCGACTGATCTTTGAACGACAGGATCAGTCGGCCGTACCACCACTCAGAAAGTTGCTGAAGAATAGTTCATCTGCTCTGGCGAGACTCCACGCTCTCTGGTCCCTGCAAGGTTTAAACGCTTTAACTGAGGAAAACTTGCAGAGAGCTTTGAACGACAAAGAACCAGAAATTAGACGTGCTGCCATTCGTCTTGCCGAACCAATGTTAAATCAGAATACAAAACTGCGAGACCGTGTCCTGGCCTTGGCTTCAGATAAAGATCCACGAGTTCGCTTTCAAACTGCTTTTACCCTTGGAGAAGTTGATCATCCTCAAGCGGCAAAATCCTTGTATCAAATCGTGCGCCGTGATCATAGTGACTTTTGGATTCGGACCGCTGTGCTGAGTTCTTTGTCTGATTCAACTGCGCCTTTCTTAAAGAATCTATTGGCCGATGTGGAATTTGCTGCCAGCCCTGAAGCACAACCACTCTTAAATCAATTGTCAAATGTCATTGGCACGAGACAGCTGGTACCGGAAGTAAATATGATTCTTGGAATCGTTGCCAGTTATCAATATCCAAATCAAATTCAGCGTACAGAAGAAGTTCAAACGCAAGCCGTCCTGGCGATTGGCCAGGGATTAAAACGTGGTGGAAAAACACTTCTCAAATTTACTGAAGCTGAAAATTCAGATTCAGCACGACTCATTCGCCATTTGATCGGACAGTCGAAACAGAGAGCCGCTGATCGTGACAAAACTGTTGAGGTACGTCAACAGGCGATTGATTTATTAAGTTGTACCGATTTGACAATGGCAGAGACAACGCTCTTGCCACTACTGGATGCACGAGAGCCGCAAGCGATTCAAGTCTCTGTTGTCGAAGCGTTAACCAGCTTTACTGACACAAAAGTTGCTGATCTGTTACTCAAGCGATATCCTTCTCTCACTCCCAATGTTAGAACAGAGATCGTCAATCGGTTATTAAGGAGACAGAACTGGATTTTAAGACTATTTGCTGCAATTTCAGAAAGAACGGTTGCCATCAGTCAGATACCACAGGTGAGACGGACTATTCTTATGAAAAGTTCGAATCCAGAGATCAAAAAGCAGGCGGCTCAATTTTTTGAAGGAGACATTCTCAGTCCTCGTAAAGAAATTATTGCACAATATCAACCAGCCCTCTCTTTGCAAAGCGATCTGAACCGAGGAAAAATTGTCTTCAAGCGGGATTGTCTCACCTGCCATAAATTGGGGAACGAAGGTTACGAAGTCGGTCCCAATCTGGCCACGATCAAAAACAGGACGGCTCCAGAAATTCTGGTACATGTACTGGATCCTAACAAAGAAGTTTCACCGAACTATCTCGAATATGTTGTGGTGACGGATGCCGGTTTGATTGAAACCGGTATTATTGTGAATGAGACCCCTTCCAGTATTACGCTCAAAAAAGCAGAGAACAAAGAGATCACAATACTACGCAAGAATATTGATGAAATTAAGAGTTCCGGTAAATCACTGATGCCGGAGGGCCTTGAAAAGAAAATCAAGGCCCAGGAGATGGCAGACTTGATCGCTTACTTGATGAATCTGAAAAAATGA
- a CDS encoding sigma-70 family RNA polymerase sigma factor yields the protein MRNHQEDASLPDDLHVKFLNVFTQHRNQLYSYIYSLLPNRDDAEDVFQRTSLILWRKFPEYDDSSSFFSWACGVAFYEVKNFIRVAQRKRLQFRDDVIQQLADEKAGISQKKLNQRATALQDCIQKLRDKDRDLVDQVYRNQTAIKDVAEAAGSAIQTLYNRLNQIRRQLTQCIERTLSYTGEGK from the coding sequence ATGCGCAATCATCAAGAAGATGCCTCCCTGCCTGACGATCTCCATGTCAAATTCCTGAATGTATTTACACAGCATCGGAATCAGCTTTACTCGTACATTTATTCATTGCTACCCAATCGGGACGATGCAGAGGATGTCTTTCAGCGAACCAGCCTGATTTTGTGGAGAAAATTCCCAGAGTATGACGACTCCAGCAGTTTCTTTTCTTGGGCTTGTGGCGTGGCATTCTATGAAGTGAAAAACTTTATTCGAGTTGCGCAACGAAAGCGGTTACAATTTCGGGATGATGTGATTCAACAGCTGGCTGATGAAAAGGCAGGTATCTCCCAGAAAAAGTTGAATCAAAGAGCCACTGCTTTGCAGGACTGTATTCAAAAATTAAGAGACAAAGATCGAGATTTAGTCGATCAGGTGTATCGCAATCAGACAGCTATCAAAGATGTGGCAGAAGCAGCCGGTTCCGCTATTCAAACATTATACAACAGGCTCAACCAGATTCGGCGACAATTAACTCAATGTATTGAACGTACCTTGTCCTATACAGGAGAGGGAAAATGA
- a CDS encoding FecR family protein, producing MNQKNNQNEILFDLLGALCNQTITAEQHQTLENLLAEDAEARQHYFNYLELHLNLERLHDERPEAEIDFQLSTPIIQSSQTKPFTSNAFKSSQALWGLVSIVCVTIVVGMLFLIQKPIEPPQISQPDRPTTANKTQVAEVTQTAAIRFAEGAPFLKVGSPIEIAQEYAISQGQIQFKFNNGAEVILVGPAVFESQGAEHLAVRYGSCSVFAPEGAEGFTIETPLSNVVDYGTRFSVNVTETGNTDVQVIEGETDVRPIEVDLKSKVKTKRLTKGMAQRFTTNNGVVVDEIPFDGKQYVSQLPDRIISYTTTLGPNQGAEDLTSVTVQRGGNAYQYPVEDLIGIELTHYKGKSFIARNDGIDPATDGDPATLRRHLLEQDRSLVTGVVNPFGSTKPLTRPPVMNESEDPDQPNTPGMAIRFREPVVNDHGPDIVLFDLHVIVHPTGGDTFFVTPLPFTSNRKTYQIKQFDIDLASPEAKLLEKFWLHIFNQKTGVRSLTELESAKGNGGKWHVVGAKALALGIDLSDLGVPEGETVEGLFIQDLDGDRDSVDPVFIGGFPPLEHSK from the coding sequence ATGAACCAGAAAAACAATCAAAATGAGATATTGTTTGATCTTTTAGGGGCACTATGTAATCAAACGATTACAGCAGAACAGCATCAAACATTGGAAAACCTTCTGGCAGAAGATGCGGAGGCAAGGCAGCATTATTTTAACTATCTGGAACTGCACTTGAACCTTGAACGGCTCCACGACGAACGACCTGAAGCAGAAATTGATTTTCAACTATCAACGCCCATAATCCAAAGTTCGCAAACGAAGCCATTTACAAGCAATGCGTTCAAATCGTCCCAAGCACTATGGGGATTAGTCTCAATCGTTTGTGTTACCATCGTAGTGGGGATGCTGTTTCTAATTCAAAAACCAATTGAACCGCCACAGATCAGTCAGCCTGATCGACCGACTACAGCCAATAAAACGCAAGTCGCCGAAGTCACTCAGACTGCAGCAATTCGTTTTGCGGAAGGTGCACCGTTTCTTAAGGTGGGGTCACCGATAGAAATTGCTCAGGAATATGCAATTTCTCAAGGGCAAATCCAATTTAAATTTAATAACGGTGCTGAAGTGATTCTGGTCGGCCCTGCTGTATTTGAAAGTCAAGGCGCGGAACATCTGGCAGTCCGTTATGGCTCCTGTTCGGTCTTTGCCCCCGAAGGAGCGGAAGGTTTTACTATAGAAACACCACTCTCTAATGTCGTTGATTATGGCACCCGGTTTTCAGTGAATGTGACAGAAACAGGTAATACTGACGTTCAAGTTATCGAAGGTGAAACGGACGTACGACCAATTGAAGTTGATCTCAAGTCCAAAGTCAAAACAAAGCGTTTGACAAAAGGAATGGCACAGCGATTCACAACCAATAATGGGGTTGTCGTCGATGAAATTCCGTTTGACGGTAAACAATATGTTTCACAATTACCTGATCGAATTATTTCATATACAACGACATTAGGCCCAAATCAGGGGGCAGAAGACTTAACGAGTGTGACTGTTCAAAGAGGTGGAAACGCATATCAATACCCAGTCGAAGATTTGATTGGTATTGAGCTGACTCACTACAAAGGGAAATCTTTCATTGCCAGAAACGATGGCATTGATCCTGCTACTGATGGAGACCCTGCGACCTTGCGCAGGCATCTGCTGGAACAGGACCGAAGTTTAGTGACGGGGGTTGTTAACCCGTTTGGTTCAACGAAGCCATTAACCAGGCCTCCCGTGATGAACGAGTCTGAAGACCCCGATCAGCCTAATACTCCAGGGATGGCAATTCGGTTTCGAGAGCCCGTTGTCAATGATCACGGTCCCGATATTGTCCTGTTTGACCTGCATGTCATCGTACATCCCACAGGCGGTGATACTTTTTTTGTCACTCCTCTACCGTTTACTTCGAATCGGAAAACATATCAAATTAAGCAATTTGATATCGATCTGGCATCTCCTGAAGCAAAACTGTTAGAGAAGTTCTGGTTACATATTTTTAATCAAAAAACAGGAGTTCGTTCTCTAACCGAGTTAGAATCTGCGAAAGGAAACGGTGGTAAGTGGCATGTTGTGGGAGCCAAGGCATTAGCTTTGGGGATCGACCTGTCCGATCTGGGGGTTCCGGAAGGTGAAACGGTTGAAGGATTATTTATTCAGGATCTCGATGGAGATAGAGATTCGGTAGATCCTGTTTTTATAGGCGGATTCCCTCCTTTAGAGCATTCCAAGTAA
- a CDS encoding DUF1559 domain-containing protein, which produces MKNQSRSADRRGFTLIELLVVIAIIAILIALLLPAVQQAREAARRSTCKNNLKQIGLAMHNYHETFRTFPPGYVEEILPSNGGVVVDNEGHWAWNALLLPYLDQAPLFNQLNVGTIPVSTVLNTASLRDTMQQTLPVFRCPSDTGPRIHDEAGRRIKATGGSEYGLAVTNYIASNNSYGLKKDQGTNPTNTANGAFFRNSNVRMRDFTDGSSNVILAGERAYSLGSVKAFAGALYAARDFNATGPAISSDGSGSNQGLISIFGGGAAPINANASTGQGRIAFSSRHVGGAHFLFGDGRIQFLSENIDHNASTIPADSTLEYLIGINDGNVVGEF; this is translated from the coding sequence ATGAAGAACCAAAGTCGCTCGGCTGATCGGCGGGGGTTTACCCTGATCGAACTGTTGGTAGTCATTGCCATCATAGCCATTTTAATTGCCTTATTGTTACCTGCCGTTCAACAAGCACGAGAAGCCGCCCGCAGAAGCACCTGTAAAAATAATTTGAAACAAATCGGGCTGGCAATGCACAATTACCATGAAACCTTTCGTACGTTTCCTCCCGGGTATGTAGAAGAAATTCTTCCATCCAATGGGGGAGTGGTTGTTGATAATGAGGGACACTGGGCCTGGAACGCCTTGTTACTGCCTTATCTTGATCAGGCACCTCTGTTTAATCAGCTCAATGTTGGTACGATTCCTGTTTCGACCGTATTAAATACTGCAAGCCTGCGAGACACCATGCAACAAACACTGCCTGTATTCCGTTGTCCTTCTGACACCGGTCCCCGTATTCATGATGAAGCCGGTCGTAGAATTAAAGCGACGGGCGGCTCAGAGTATGGTCTGGCTGTGACGAATTATATTGCCTCCAATAACTCATATGGTTTGAAGAAGGATCAAGGAACCAACCCTACCAATACTGCTAACGGGGCATTTTTCCGAAATAGCAATGTTCGTATGCGTGATTTCACAGATGGCAGCAGCAATGTGATTCTGGCCGGAGAACGGGCCTATTCACTCGGTTCTGTAAAAGCATTTGCCGGTGCCCTGTATGCAGCCCGCGACTTCAACGCCACTGGCCCCGCCATCAGCTCGGATGGATCTGGTTCCAATCAAGGATTGATCTCCATTTTTGGGGGTGGTGCAGCGCCCATCAATGCGAATGCGTCAACAGGACAGGGGCGGATCGCGTTCAGCAGCCGCCATGTAGGTGGAGCCCATTTCCTGTTTGGAGATGGTCGTATTCAATTCCTCAGTGAAAATATTGACCATAATGCCTCAACGATTCCAGCCGACAGTACTCTGGAATACCTGATTGGCATCAACGACGGGAATGTGGTTGGCGAGTTTTAA